Below is a genomic region from Cynocephalus volans isolate mCynVol1 chromosome 14, mCynVol1.pri, whole genome shotgun sequence.
AACAGTAAACTCAACAATGACAGTCAACATATCATTCAAAAGACACTCTTGTAATCAGTGAACTCATTACTCTTGACTAGTCAGCCTGTTAATCCAAATTTAATCATTACCTCAAAGCTGGTTTACCATTATCAAGTCCATTAAAATGTCCCATTGAAACAATTTACCCAGGGGAAAAATCCAAAGTTTCAAGCTGGAACACACTGGCTCTTTAAGAGGAATTTAAAACTTTATACCCTTGCCTCCTCCCCAGCAGCTCTATTCTCCTCAATGGCCAGAGTTTCTTCCTGctaaataaaatacaatcatATCTATGGTCTCTGCCAGCtatgtttgtattagtccatttttgttgcttataacaaaatacctgaaactgggtgatttataaagaaaatgaaatttatagtttctgaggctgggaagtccaaagtccatctagtcaTGGTGGCAGTGACCCAGGCGTCTCACatcgcaagatggtggaagcggagagagcagagagagaacaagaaagagtctctcctcttcttttaaagccctcagaaccacacccctgaccaccatttttagtccattcactaccgcacagtcctacaatctaatcacctcttcaaggctccacctttcaattaccctaataggatttcccacactcttaacagtcacagtgggggctaagtttctaatacataaaacttgggggacacaattcaagctccagtgaatttggggggcccataattcaatccactacattctgcccctggccccccaaaactcatgtccttttcacatgtaaatacattcattttatccccaaactcttaacttgtttcagctcgaaagtccaaagttcaaagtcccatctgtgaaatcagtacaagttatctacttccaagatacaatggtgggacaaacatagcatacatattcccattccaaaagggagaaataggccaaaagaaaggggtaacaggtcccaaacaagtctgaaacccagcagggcaggcattaaatctcaaagctggtgaatcttgtaccttgactccatgttcgatgtcctctgcaagcttgtgtgggggttgggtccccaagtccttgggaagctccgctcctatggctttGCTGGTCTCAGGCCATACTTCGGCtcttccaggctggtgttccactctggtagctccacaggtctggggtctctgtggcggcaccactctcatggctccactagacatgacactgatggggtttctctgctgcaactctgaccccatgtttctgctccactgctctagcaaaggttgtctgcagtgactctgcccctgtgacagagcTCTTCCTGGGCccacagacttttccatacatcctttgaaatcgtagtggaggctcccaagctttcccatctctggcattctgtgagcctatagacctaacaccacatggatgccaccaagacttctggcttgtgttttccaaagctgcaggtccagccacacctggggccaatttagccatggctggagcagccaaaacagctggagtgctggtgtggggagcagcttcctgaggtggtcctgggcagcaagcccatggagggtgcctcaggcctgttcttgAAAACCactttgtctccctaggtctttgggcctgaaatggaagggttgggccccagaggcttctgcaacgCTTTCAGGGCTTTTCCcgccttctcttgataatccctttcttttgtactaatctccttagtaccattgcatttttctactgcaaatgctctctgcttctctaccacatggccaggctgaaaattttccaaatctttacactctgcttcccttttaaattctggctttatgtcgtgCCTTTGCTGCCAGaattcagcataggctgttacaagcacCCAGgtagcttccttaatgctttgctgcttagaaatttcttccaccaaatgctctggttcacaactcctaagttccaacttccacaaagtccaagagcatggacagaatgcagccaaattccttgccagttcacagcaagggtgatctttgacccagtttccaataactcctttctcatttacatctgagaccttctcagaatgccctttactgtccatatttctttttttttttttgactggtaaggggatcgcaacccttggcacggtgttgtccgcaccacgctcagccagtgagcgcaccagccatccctatataggatccaaaactgcggccttggcgctaccagcgctgcactcacccgagtgagccatggggccggccctactgtccatatttctatcagcattctggtcaccaccatttaaccaatctctaaaactttccttgtttttcttgtcTTGTAAACTTTCactagcatctaggctttttctagcctgttcctccaaattcctccagacTCTTCCcaacactcagttccaaagccacttccacattttcgagtatttgttataagcaacactccacttctctggtaccaattttctgtcttagtccatttctgttgcttataacacttggaactgggtaatttataaagaaaatgaaatttattgcttacagtttctgaggctgggaaatccaaagtccatctactcatggtggcagtgacccaggggtctcacattgcaagatggtggaagcagagagagcagagagagcaaaaaagagactctcctcttcttttaaagccctcagaatcacacccctgaccaccattcttaatccattcactactgcacggtcctataatctaatcacctcttcaaggctccacctttcaattaccataatgggatttcccaccctcttaacagtcacagtgggggacaactttctaatacataaaacttgggggacacagttttgggggggcataattcaatccactatagtaTCTAAGCCTTTCCTATATTCAAGGCTCCAGCGTACATGATCTCTCTTATTTTTAGCCCAAAGATATCTTAGGGGTGAGGCCAGAATTCCAAGTGAGATTCAGGTTTGCAATAACACCAGTGGCCCAAGGACACAACTTCAGGCTGCCAAAAATCTCTCTTTAAAATGTCTTAGAGCTATTGAGTCATATCAAactccttattttacaaatgagaaaattgagatccAGAGAAATTTAGTCTCTTCTTCTGTTTATCCTATTTATCTTTCAAGATTCCGtttagggctggcaggttagctcagttggttagagagtggtgttaagaacaccaaggtcaagggtttggatttctgtaccagccagccaccaaaaaaaagattcAGTTCAGCCATCCACccagaagccttctctgaccactcCCCATTGTCATTGACAACGAATATTTAGTGAGTGCCTGTTATGTGCCAGTCCTATTCTAGGCACTTGGGATTCAGCAGTACACAATggagacaaaaatccctgcccttgacTACTTACGTTCTTGCAGGGGGAACAGGCAATACATCATAAgtgtaataaataagtaaatcatgTCAGATGTCGAAGGCAGAAAGTACTGGAGGAGAATAGAACAGGATAGTGGGCATTAGGAGGGCCTGAGAGTGGGGGTTGATTGggtttgtgatttttaaattggtaggcctcattgagaaggtgacagcTGACAAAAAAAGGAGGCAAGGAAGTTAGCCATGCAGGTGTCCCCAGGCTGGGGAACCACCCATGCAAGTGTTCTCAGGCAGCACCATGCCTGGTGAGCTCAAGAAACAGTGAGCAGGCCAGCGAGAGCTGAAGGGTGGAGGAGAACTGGTCGTGCAGGGCACTTGGAACTGCAGTGAGCGCTTTGGCCACTGTGGGGCTTGAGCAGAGGGTGGCATATCTGGCTTCTGATTTCAAAGactcactctggctgctgtgctgaGAATAGAACGTGGTAGATATAGAAGCATGGACCCCTGGTAGGGGCTACTGCAGTAATTCAGGTGAGGGGTGATGGTAGCTTGGGCCCCGTGGGAGCAGTAGAGTGGTGAGAAGTGGCTTCGTTCTGCCCATATGTTGAAAATAGAACCAACAGGATGGGCTGAGAGATTGGACGGGTACAAGAGtgtttctgaggttttttttgggttttttccttcttttaagtcTAAgctacatacacacatactgtAATTCATCACTCtgtcataattttgtttttccatctctCTTCCTGTGCACTAAGCTGCCTAAGGGCACAGGAAGCTTTGCATTCTCAATGCCTACtgcagcactcaataaatacttgttgaataactGAACATTAAGTGTGGCAGACGTGAATTCACATTGAACCCAACACAGTCTTTTCATCTCCCTGCTAAGATTCCTTCTGTCTCAAGTCTGAAAGTCCCGTGCTGATCTCTGCAGAGAGGCTAGGTCAGGCCCCCAGTGTAAGAGTTCAGGTTCCTCTTGCTGACATTTTCAtggctgtattagtttcctattgctgtgtGTGATATTACAAAATATGTACTtgtatttggtcttcatccaTGTTTCCTGGCAATACAGCTCCTAAGATCCTTGGAATCTCCAGAGTAGAAAGAGTATATTTTgcatgctaatgagatgactgttGGCTGGGGCCTCTAGACACCTTCAGGACCAGGCtgatcaccagaaagaccaagaagTGATTAGAGAGTCGGGACTTTCAACCTCACCCCTTGACCTCTgaggaggggaaaggggctgAAGGTTAATCACCAATGGCTGGTGattttaatcaatcatgcctatgtcaCCAATAGCTGACGATTtcatcaatcatgcctatgtaacaAAGCTTCCTTTAAAACCAGAAAGGATTGGGTTCAGATgagcttctggacagctgaacaCCTGGAGGTGCCCAAAGGATGCtgtgcccagagagggcatggaagctctgcacctcTTCCCACAAGCCTTGCTCTGTGCATATCTTCATCTGCATCCTTTGTCACATCCTTTATAATACATGGGTAAaagtaagtaaagtgtttcccaaGTTCTATGAGCCTCTCTAGCAAATTAatccaaggagggggttgtgggaactcCTGATTTATAGCTAGTTGATCAGAAGTATAGGTGACAACCAACTACTTGGGACTGGCATCTGAACTGGAGCAatcttgtgggactgagtcctCAGCCTGTAGGATCTGACCCTATCTctaggtagacagtgtcagaactgaattgaattagaggacactcagctggtgtctgctgcagaattggTTGGTGGGGGGTAAAACCCCGCACGCATCAGGTGTCAGAAGTTTTGAGTGTATGGAGTGTTTGGTGAGCAGAGATGGTCTATACAGAGAGCTGTGACAATAGGGCTGATGTGAGAAAATTCAGTGTTTAAATGGAGGTGTGTAAAATATTGGTTTTTCCCATATCTTACACTGTGTAacacattaccacaaacttagcaactttaaacaacacacatttattatctcacacttTCCATGGGGACAGACACAGTTTAGCTGGATCCCCTGTTAGGGTCTCACAAGGTTGCCATCAACGTCCCAAGCTGTCTTTTCATCTGGAGTCTCAAATGGGGActgaatctgcttccaagctcattaAGGTTGTTGGCAGAGTTCATTTCCTTATTATTGTAGGACCGAGGGCTCCAGCTTTGTGCGGGCTGTTTGGTGGAGGCATCCTGCTGTTTCCAGACGCCACCTGTAGTTCTTTGCTACGTGAACTTCAACATGATTACTGACTTCATCAGGCTGCAGGGAGTCTTCAACTTGCTAAGGAGTTTTATATCACATAATCAGAGTGACATCGCATCACCTTTGCTTTATTCTAgtcattagaagcaagtcacaggcccGCCCACACTCAGGAAGGCGATTACACAAAGGCCTGAACAAACCCCAGGAGGTGGAAATCATTGGGGCTCACAATGACTTTCATCACTAGAAATATGTGTTTTTTCCCCATCCCAACAGTTCTGACCTCGTGTTAGTTCTGGCATAGCATGGCCCCCCAGACCTGTGCTGTACCATATGGTAGCCACCAGCCCCATATGCAGCTAGTGTGACTGAAAAactgcagttttaatttttaaaattttttaataaatttaaactaaaaactgaCACTCAACTCAGCTACTGGAAAAATTTTTATGTGTGTCTGGAATAACTTGGGTATATGAAACTACTTTTTCAACTACACATTTTATGAAATCTGGGTACGGATCAAATATCTCTACAGAAAATTCAGTGTTCAGATTGAGGTGTGCTGTtaattgtaaaatacacaccagatttcaaagactttgaatgaaaaaattaaaatatctcattaataatttaaaaactgatgCACACGTTGAAATAACAGACTGTATATACTGATAAATAAAATACTcgtttattattaaaaacaatttcatccgtttctatttattttctaaaaaacgGGTTACCGGAACATTTAAAGTTATACACGTGGCTGACATTCTATTGCTGAGAGAAAATACAAGGAGCTGCTGCGCTTACGGGCAGGTTGGAAAGACACCCCCCAGTGTTAGCTAATAATGCAAGGCGATATCTGATTAATGTCAGACAGATGTTGTAGAGGCTCAGGGGACCGGGGGATGCGGCCATCCAAGTGCTGGAAGAGTCTTCGGGAGACGGCTGGCGGACGTCTCGGCAAGTTTGCGGGGGAACGACGCGCCGCAGGCTGCGCGAGGCGTTCCTCGCCGCCCCGCTCCTCTTCGCGCGCGCCCCGCCCGCGAACGCGCCGCGCCGTTTGACCCCGCGGCCGCGCCGTAGGCCGCGCTGATCGCCCGCCGGCCGCCATGGCGGAGGTGTCCGAGAGGACGCTGCAGTTTTCTGTGCTGGTGGCGTTCGCCTCCGGAGTGCTCGTGGGCTGGCAGGCGAACCGGCTGCGGAGGCGCTACCTAGACTGGAGAAAGCGGAGGCTGCAGGACAAGCTGGCGACGACGCAGAAGAAGCTGGACCTGGCCTGAGACCCGGCGCGGCCACCTTGCCATGCCCGCGCGGGATTCCCGGCGCGGCCCGGGCCTGAGCCACGCTCGCCTTACACACGCCGCCTGCCCTGCCCGGCTGGCTCTTCCTGGAATGTCTGTGAGTGGTACATATAGTGGCACTGTACGGGGAGACCGGAGTTGTGACTTGTTCCCACAGAcccaagaaaaaggaggaagttttgtttttcctaataaCTTGCTCGTAGGTGGCGTAGTTTAGCTCACCTAAGGTGTTTAATGGGAATGTCTTACCGTGTGCAATGTCGTTGCACCCTGGCATCAACCTTCaaaatggaaaatactgaaagaacgGACCCTGGAGGTGTGCTCGCCACGTTTGTTCCCCCTTGTCATTCTCTTCAATGACATCCTTGGTAGCACCATAGTACGTCTCTGCATTGACGTTTTGTAAACGCCAGTCTGAATTCTTAGGTTGTTGGCAGCCTGGTCAAGTGGAACGAGCAGTGACTTGGAAATGAGCCTTGCAGCTGGCTAGTCCTAGATTTTCCATCAGAGCTGGGCATCCAAAACTttcagggcctcagttttcttgtctttaacaccaaattttatagtttctggtttaACACCACAAAACAACAATTTGAAGTTAAAGattataaatttctaattttcttcttttttctgtttccaacAGCTTGTTGAAAGTGGATACAGAGCACTGGATGGAAATACTTTCTTCTTCCACTTTATgaatcagttttattttaaaataaaaaattttaaacatctttaaGCCTTTTTTTTCAAAAGGGAAAGGAATATCTTGCCTGCCGTTCAGTTTTCTGCATCAAGAGATGTTGATTCTCAAAACTTCTGTTAAATGTTTTTGAGCAGATACCTTCTTTCTTATGGAATCTATGCGATTTCCTTGGTACAGTCACTGAGCAGAGTTGGGCGAGGGACCATTATGGACCTTTTAGTGGCCCTGTTCAGGAAAGCAAGGGGCTGTGTAAACATACACGAAGTAAGACTTTTGCACTTCCCAGAGTGACAGTGTACTCCCAAGTACAGAGTATaagcttttattataaaaaatctCCTTATGTGTCATTATGGAATTCATATGTGAAGGAGAAGCCCTCTTGAATAGCTTAGTGATAAATCCCAACCATATCTAAAAATTGACAGTCCctggttatttttatttgcaagagGTGTTTTCTAGAACACTGTCCTCGCTCATTCCTGTAAAGATTAACTTTGTGTCTCAGCTGCATATTAAcataagaaaactcagaaaagttGTTTCTACAGAAAGGTCCCCCCCTcctcttttttaaatgtggtCATTATGCCTTATtgcaattttgttttcattctgtgAATGCAGTACTCAAAGACTGAAATCTTGGTTCTTAGTGCTCTATCCCATCTGGGCTGCAGTTTGCTAAAGCATCCTGGTCACCATCCCTCATTGAAGTGAGAAGAGTTGAGGCTCTCTGAGACAAAGTAGGTTTCTTGCGGCATGTGGTGCCCCCAAACTGTTGGGATATGCTTGGTTAAGTATCTGGGTTATGACTAGACTAGTGTTGCCTGTTTGGGACTGTTTCTGTGCCATGTTCCTGGTGGACCTCGTCTTTCCAGGTTGATTCTTTCTCATACTTACGTGCAGCATTTTGACACACTCATCCCCCCTTCGTGTCTCACCTCTGGGCATGTGCTTCTCACTCCTGAGTCCTGTCTATATCCTTACGGGATCTTCAGACACTTCATGCCGCTACTAATCTTGTTTTCTGCCTACTACCACTTTATGCTGTGCCCATGTGTCCCCAGCTCTGCGATGGACAATTGTTGACATTACCTCTGTCACCTTTTCTCTTCTACCTGTGCCC
It encodes:
- the MTLN gene encoding mitoregulin; its protein translation is MAEVSERTLQFSVLVAFASGVLVGWQANRLRRRYLDWRKRRLQDKLATTQKKLDLA